Genomic window (Pseudanabaena sp. BC1403):
ACCAATTCATGTTCTGAATTAATATCTGTTGGCGCTGATGATATGGAAAGAGAGGGAGCCGTATCTCCTGCACTAAAGAAGTCAGATAGGCTACTCAGATTATCTAATCTTGCGGGAATCCCCTGAGAGCCCAAAACATTGTCTTTAGGGCGCAGACATTGGCTAACTAATTCGGCAGGATTGAGCAAAGCTAGAGCCTGATTACTTCCCAAAACAACTGTGCCGTGACAAAGTTGTGGAAGCAGAATATTACCTTCAATTTGATGAAATGTGGCTTCCTGATCGTGCCAGCAGCCATCAGTTTGTAAGGCAAATAGATGCTCCTCGTAATGGATCACTAAAATCGAAGGCACGGCATGAGGAGGTTTCTGGTTTTCAGATAAATTTGTTGATTGTGGAGATTGGTTCGATCGCAGAACTGATTGGCTCAAGCTATGCCGACAATTTAGCTTGAGCAAAGAGTTTAGTCGAACTATAGGCAGTATGCGATCGCGCCATAGTAGGGTATCTTGCTCTTCAACATTAAGAACCTGAGAATTACAGGGAATTACTTCCAATACGATCTTACTGGGAATGGCAAGGCACATTTGATTAATATCAATTAGCAATACGCGAATTAAGGAGAGTACATTCGGCAAAACGAGGGTAAATTGGGTGCCTTTTCCCTTTTGTGACTCCACCGAAATATTGCCACCAAACTCTCGCAGTTTCTTTTTTACATCACTTAATTTAGCCCCAGTTTCTGAATTACTATGTACAAGATTAAAGCTTGGCTCAAAAATTAAATTGATTAATTGCTCATCACTCATATCCATTGTTGAAAAACCTGACATGCCTGCGATCTTTGCCGATTGTTCAACCTGATGGCGTATCTTTTCTATATCAATGCCGCAACCATCATCACTAACCTTAATTATCGTACTTTCATCGGTTTGAGTTGCTATAAATTCAATTCTGCCTTGAGGGGTTTTCCTATGTTGCTGGCGATCATGAGGAGATTCAATTCCATGTTTAAAGGCATTCCGAAGTAATAGCTCAAGCGGCTCAGCGATTATTTCAGAAATTAATCTCTCAACTTCTACTCCAGCGCCTTGAACAACCAACTCCACCTGCTTTCCATACTGTGGTGACAGTTCGCGCAAAATACGCGGGAACCTTGTCACGAGAGCGGAAATTGGGTATTTGAGTACTTGCCGCAGATTTTTTCTTAAATGATTAACATCTTGATTCATTACGTAGGTTTGCTGTTCAGTGAGAGCAAGTACATTCACAATCTGCTCAACTGCATTTTGCAATCCCGCGATCGCAGTTTGGTTCTGGCTATTTGAGTTAAGCTCTAATTCCTGTAAATGGCTTTGGGCTTGTCCCGACAAAGTTTTGATTTCACCAACATAAATATCTAAACTTCCCTTACGCACTAATAATTCTTCTGATAAATCCTCCAACATTTCTAAATGATTTAAAGGAACACGAATAGTCGCATCATTTCCCCTTGCCTCAATCTGCATATCTGCTGGACTGTTACTAATCGCACTCATATCTAAATCCATATCAGGCTTTGTTTCCAGAGATAAAGCAGCGAAATTTTCATAAGAGATTTCTGTATCTCCAAAATTCATAAGTGATAAGTCATGCCAAGCAGAACTAACATCCTCAGCATTATTCTGATAAATTGGAGATTCCTCTATAGCCGTGTCAACATCTGAAGCAGGAAAATCTTCTTTGAGCATTTCTGATAATATTGATTCGCTCTCTAGATTTGGCTGACTCTGACTAGCAGATGTATTTGGCTGGAGATAATGCTCAGAATCTAGACTAGATGTACTGTTATCTAAAGACTCAAAAAAACTGTCGGAAGTCATACCCCCAGAAGCGGCATCACTAGGCTCGGCAAAATCGGATAAGTCAAAGGCAGGAACTAGTTCTTCCTCATTCTCTTCTTTGCAAGACTCCATTGCTGTAAATTTAGTCCAAACATCTTCGAGTCCGCCCATATCTTCAATATCTGCTTCGTGATCATTTCGCTTAACTTCTTGAACTTCAATTTCATTATCATTATCTAGTAGCTGCTCCACAGGTGTTGCTGAGAATATTTCTACAAACAACTCTGGCATTTGCAATGGCAATCTTTCTTCTTTGCTAGTTTCATTAGAGTGCTGTATGTCTCCAGTCAACTTATCTAAATCACCTGCAAAAGAATTTGTTGACAAGCTAGGAAATAGAGCAGTCAATTCATCCAAAGAACTTCCAGAGACATCTTCAAACAACTCACTAGAGCCAAAAAAATCATCCTCTTGATCTATTTGTAGCATTAGAAAACTATCTGAATTGTCTATTCTTTCCATTGGCATTATATAGGAGCCTTCCTGATTTAATTGATTGGGCTCCACATCAAAATCTATATCAAACAGATGTAAATCTTCTGGGGTATCTTTTAGATTAAAAGGCTCATTTGGATTGTTATGGGATTCTAAAATCTTTTGAGATGTAACTTCCTCCTTTGTTTGGGATTGCAAATTTTCGTTTATTTGATTAAACAAGTTACGCTGTAATCCTGTCCAGTCCTTAGCCAAATCTATCCCTAAGCAATATTCATTAATTACTTGATTGGAAATATTAACCACTTCAATGAGTAATTCCTTAACAACCCAATCTAGATCATTACGGCGATCTCGCAGCAGATTAATTACCCCTTCAAGATTATGAATTATTGTGGCAAAAGAGGAATTAGGAGCATAAAAATCAGCATTAATTGCAGAAGCTTGAAGCAAATTGATTGTTGAGAATAAGCTATCAATTTGTTTGTGAAAATTTGGCAGACTTGCATCTAACTCTAAAATTCTATTCTTCAACTCATTCATAAAAGCTTGAGCTTCGCTAGAAAAGATCTTCTTGGTTTGTGGCACTATTTCAATCATAGGAAAACCCTTCACTTGTATATCTCTGGTAAACTTTATATCTTCAAATCAGCAATACTTCTCTTGCTAGGCATTGTCGATGCCCAACCAAATTTTAGCGAGTTTTGAAATGAGTCAAGGATTTTTGGAGTTCTCCAGAATAGCCTCTTGTTGCTTGAATTAACTTTGCAGCTTCTGAAGAAGATGCAAGCGTCCTTTTAGCTATATGCGAAATATCATTCATCAAGTTGGCAACCCCCTCAGATGTCTGAGCTTGTGAAGTTGTCGCCTCTGATATTGTGACCATTAATCCATCAATTTGTTGTGAGATTTGGGCAATTTGTTGCAAGCTATCCTTAGCCGCGATCGCCAAAGCATTACTTTCTGAGAGTTGATTACTACCAGACTCAACTGCCGCCATTACTGCATTAGTCTCACTCTGAATATTTCTGAGTAGGGTTTCCACTTCTTTCGTCGCAGTAACTGAACGAGCAGCTAGTTCTCCCACCTCTTCTGCAATCACCACAAACCCACCATTAACTCCATTTGTCCGAGATGCTTCAAGCGTGGCATTGATCGCCAGAAAGTTAGTTTTAATCGCAATTTCATTAATTGAAGAAATTGCCTTAGCAATTTTTTGGGAGACAACACCTAAATGTTTGACCCTCTTAGCAGTTGTCGTAACTGTATTTTGCAATTCTCCAACTTTGGACATCACTGCATCAATAGAGCGATCGCTATCCGATAGTTTTTCCACTACTAGTTGCGATGATTGCAATACTTGCTGACTATTATTAACAATTCGCGTTGCTGAAAGCTTGGACATCTGCATGGTGTTTAGTGAGCGTGTCACTGTGTCTACCTGCCTTTGCGAAACACTAGTAAGATTAGAGAGCGCTTGTTCGTTTTGTCCGAGAGAGAAATTAACTTGGTTTGCCGAAGATTTAACTTGACCGACAATATTTTGCAATCCCCGAATGACATCATCAAAAAATATGGCGACATTGGGTAAGCTCCCATCAACCGATTGAGTAGAAACCGTAAGATCCCCATCAGACAATGCTTGTACATCCTTAAGCATTTGTATCAAATGATCTTGAAGTTCTTCCTTCTGTTCGCGATAGCTCTCAACTTCAGCATGACGCTGTACTATTTCCGCTCGCACTTTTTTGCCCAGACGTAGTACATTATCATCAGACAAATCCGCATCTTGAACTTCACGTTTTTCTTCTCTAGCAAGTTTTGCTAAGATCTTAAATAGCTTCACTACCTGCAACTGCAAGTTCTGTTTTTCCTGCTCTTGCTTTTGCATCATCGTCTGGAATTGTTCAGACATTTTATTAATACTTAAGGAAATATCTGATAGTTCATCATTTCCATCCACACTCAATGCGCCAAGACTGATATCAGCATTTCCTTGTCTAATATCTCTTAAGGCAGCACGAATATCTTTCAGTCTTGAGCTAAGTTTGCGAGATAATGCATAAGCGACTGTCGCTACTAGCAATGGGGTAGCAGCTATACCAATCCCAATCACCATCAGGAGGCTTTGATTGCCAGCTATCACTTTAGTCTTGTCTATTGTCGTTAATACATCCCATGTCAACATGTCATAAGTCTGCATATTAGGCACGGGGGCATAGGCAAGCAACTGCCCATTGCGATCGCTCTTGACCATATCGCCTGAGCCTGATGATTGTAAAGTTCGCAAATCAGGAAGCACTGCAAAATTTGTTAATGCATCTTCACCAACTGTGACAGGCTGTGAACTAGCAATATATTTGTTAGAGCTATCAATAACATAAAAACTTCTATTTTCATTAGCACCTTTACTGTTATTGTTTAAATCGTTTACCAATGATTTAACAGGAATTTCAACCTGCAAAATCATGTTGATCTTTTGCGAAACAGAACTCTTAATTGACCTAGCTGCGTAGAGATACACCCCATCTTTCTCAACTACTGGATTACTAAACAAGACGTTATCCACAGAACCGACTTTAGTGAGGATATTAGGGTTAAGAGTTTGTAAGGTTTTCGATTTGCTTGACTGAGCAATTAGCTCGCCATTAGTGCTAAACAACGCAATGCTATTGTAATTAGGATAAGCTTGACCATAAAGATTTAACCGATTAGTCAACTGTTGCTTATATTGACGTTGCTGGGCAATAGGCAATGAACTGAGAGGATTAGCTGCTTTGTCTGTTGATGGAAGCGGTGGGAGCTTTTGCAGGGTGTTTTGCCCCAGTTCAGTTGAGACAAGCAATTTTTGCAGCACTTCCACATCATTAATCTGCTGTGTTAAAAAATTTCTGGTCACGTTTGCTAAAGCGATCGCATCCAATTGCTGTGCTTGTTTAGCCTTATTTAACAGTAATCCATCACCTACTTGGTATGCTGCAACACCCAAAGCGATCGCAGGAATAGTCGCCACCAAGGTACCCCATAAAGTAATCTTATGACTAACACTAGAGAATTTAAACATATCCTCCAATGCGATCGTCGAAGCATCATTTCTCATGGGAGCTTTACTCAGAGAAGTACTACGATCTTCGCTAAGCTCCTGACTTTGAGAATCTAGCCCCCAACCCAAAGATAAAGATTCTACGGGTGGAAATTCGATTTTTTGTTTATTATTTTGATTCGATTCTTGGATATTGGCAATTGTATTACTCAAAAATGATGTGGGAGCCCTATCTGTTATATCCCCAAGGTCTCCAATCATTATATTCCCCATATCTCCCACTAGCAGAGTCTCATCATCTGCATATGATTGTTCTTGCAGAATGGTTATTTGTTCATGCTCCTGCTCTTCTTGCTGACTCTTAAATTGCGCTGCTATCGCTGGTGGAGGTGGTACTATTCCATTACCGTTAACCCGAGCATTTACAGCAACTTTTGGATTAAAAGTTACATTAATAGAAGAAGGATTAGATAATATGGCAATATCGCCCGTTGTCGAGTCGTCATGGTCAAGAATGTAGGAAATGCTGCTATTGCTGCTAGATTGACCATTTATCTTTGAGACAACATTTGGCTGCAAGTTTCTATAGTTAGCTTCTTGAGCTTTATCTACATCGCTGGCTTCTTTAAAGTTTTGACTATCGAGTATTTCTACATCTTTTTTCTGAAGAACTTTTTGAGAATTATTTGTCTGGGAAATATTAGCTAATTTATTTTGGATTTGAGCAAGCGAAGTACTAGCAAGATCAAGCAAATCTGGATCGTCTGTAAGAGTCAATACTTGCTGATATTGCACCTTAGCGTACTCAATTTTACCTGCCTTACGAAAGGTTGCGCCTAACCAAATATGCAGCTTAGGGTTACGAGGGTCTTCATGCAACAGTTCTGAAAACTGCTGCATCGCCTCTTTATACCGACCCTCTGCATAGGACTGTAGAGCCGTCTGATACTGCACTGTCATCATGATCGTCCCTGAATGAAAATACGTCTTTGTTTCAAGAAAAAAGCTTAAGTCTCTACAAGCCTCTCTAATACATAATTAAACGAATTTACATGTAAATCCTCTAGC
Coding sequences:
- a CDS encoding methyl-accepting chemotaxis protein, with protein sequence MMTVQYQTALQSYAEGRYKEAMQQFSELLHEDPRNPKLHIWLGATFRKAGKIEYAKVQYQQVLTLTDDPDLLDLASTSLAQIQNKLANISQTNNSQKVLQKKDVEILDSQNFKEASDVDKAQEANYRNLQPNVVSKINGQSSSNSSISYILDHDDSTTGDIAILSNPSSINVTFNPKVAVNARVNGNGIVPPPPAIAAQFKSQQEEQEHEQITILQEQSYADDETLLVGDMGNIMIGDLGDITDRAPTSFLSNTIANIQESNQNNKQKIEFPPVESLSLGWGLDSQSQELSEDRSTSLSKAPMRNDASTIALEDMFKFSSVSHKITLWGTLVATIPAIALGVAAYQVGDGLLLNKAKQAQQLDAIALANVTRNFLTQQINDVEVLQKLLVSTELGQNTLQKLPPLPSTDKAANPLSSLPIAQQRQYKQQLTNRLNLYGQAYPNYNSIALFSTNGELIAQSSKSKTLQTLNPNILTKVGSVDNVLFSNPVVEKDGVYLYAARSIKSSVSQKINMILQVEIPVKSLVNDLNNNSKGANENRSFYVIDSSNKYIASSQPVTVGEDALTNFAVLPDLRTLQSSGSGDMVKSDRNGQLLAYAPVPNMQTYDMLTWDVLTTIDKTKVIAGNQSLLMVIGIGIAATPLLVATVAYALSRKLSSRLKDIRAALRDIRQGNADISLGALSVDGNDELSDISLSINKMSEQFQTMMQKQEQEKQNLQLQVVKLFKILAKLAREEKREVQDADLSDDNVLRLGKKVRAEIVQRHAEVESYREQKEELQDHLIQMLKDVQALSDGDLTVSTQSVDGSLPNVAIFFDDVIRGLQNIVGQVKSSANQVNFSLGQNEQALSNLTSVSQRQVDTVTRSLNTMQMSKLSATRIVNNSQQVLQSSQLVVEKLSDSDRSIDAVMSKVGELQNTVTTTAKRVKHLGVVSQKIAKAISSINEIAIKTNFLAINATLEASRTNGVNGGFVVIAEEVGELAARSVTATKEVETLLRNIQSETNAVMAAVESGSNQLSESNALAIAAKDSLQQIAQISQQIDGLMVTISEATTSQAQTSEGVANLMNDISHIAKRTLASSSEAAKLIQATRGYSGELQKSLTHFKTR
- a CDS encoding response regulator, whose product is MIEIVPQTKKIFSSEAQAFMNELKNRILELDASLPNFHKQIDSLFSTINLLQASAINADFYAPNSSFATIIHNLEGVINLLRDRRNDLDWVVKELLIEVVNISNQVINEYCLGIDLAKDWTGLQRNLFNQINENLQSQTKEEVTSQKILESHNNPNEPFNLKDTPEDLHLFDIDFDVEPNQLNQEGSYIMPMERIDNSDSFLMLQIDQEDDFFGSSELFEDVSGSSLDELTALFPSLSTNSFAGDLDKLTGDIQHSNETSKEERLPLQMPELFVEIFSATPVEQLLDNDNEIEVQEVKRNDHEADIEDMGGLEDVWTKFTAMESCKEENEEELVPAFDLSDFAEPSDAASGGMTSDSFFESLDNSTSSLDSEHYLQPNTSASQSQPNLESESILSEMLKEDFPASDVDTAIEESPIYQNNAEDVSSAWHDLSLMNFGDTEISYENFAALSLETKPDMDLDMSAISNSPADMQIEARGNDATIRVPLNHLEMLEDLSEELLVRKGSLDIYVGEIKTLSGQAQSHLQELELNSNSQNQTAIAGLQNAVEQIVNVLALTEQQTYVMNQDVNHLRKNLRQVLKYPISALVTRFPRILRELSPQYGKQVELVVQGAGVEVERLISEIIAEPLELLLRNAFKHGIESPHDRQQHRKTPQGRIEFIATQTDESTIIKVSDDGCGIDIEKIRHQVEQSAKIAGMSGFSTMDMSDEQLINLIFEPSFNLVHSNSETGAKLSDVKKKLREFGGNISVESQKGKGTQFTLVLPNVLSLIRVLLIDINQMCLAIPSKIVLEVIPCNSQVLNVEEQDTLLWRDRILPIVRLNSLLKLNCRHSLSQSVLRSNQSPQSTNLSENQKPPHAVPSILVIHYEEHLFALQTDGCWHDQEATFHQIEGNILLPQLCHGTVVLGSNQALALLNPAELVSQCLRPKDNVLGSQGIPARLDNLSSLSDFFSAGDTAPSLSISSAPTDINSEHELVRAPEPENLESSGLFTSEQVKSQVRQSHQPRVLIVESSANVRRYLAMTLTKSGFLTEQVQDGKEAIAYLKNCLEIKLKVDAVITDLEMPHMDGFKLLSSIRADVDLKNLPIIVLTAKNNDNYRKLALALGAKAYFYKPYREQELVEKLHQVISL